The sequence TGACACCGTCACGGCCATCGCGGGCCGCTGGGGGTTCAGTCATGCCGGGCGGTTCAGCCTGGCCTACAAGGCGGCGTTCGGCACGGCGCCAAGTCACACATTGCGGGCCTATTCCGCGTAAGCGTCACTCCGCGAAGGATATTGACGTGCCCGAACATTTGGTGACCGCCCGATCGGGCGGGAACGTTCGTGGATCGGCGCCGGCGATCGCGGTGTCTCGGTAGTAGGCGTGCCGGTCATCAACTGAGCACTCGAAGTTCGCGTTCAGCACGCGAAAGGTGGCCGGATCCGCACCGTCGTTGTCTTTCCCATCCAGTACACGCGTGACGAATCCCCGGCATAGGACCCCGCCAGCGGCCGAAAGGACGGCAGCTCCGCGACGGCGATCGGCTGGTCGAAGAAGAAGGCGCGACGGTCGTCGCGTGCGTAAGCGCCTTGTAGGACTTGGAAAGTCGCCGGATCGGCGTCGGCGCTCGGCTTGCCGTTGACGTCCACGGTGCTCCCGTCTCTTTGTAGAGGTGTGATCGGCATCCGAGATGATCGCGAAAATCGCGGGGTCCTCGGAGAGCACCGACCCGTCGCTCCAGTAGACGACGCGACTGTCTTTGGCGAGCTCGCCGTCGAGCAACTCGAAGTGCGCGGGGTCGTCACTGAGCACGCGGTCGCGTTGGTAGACGTGCTCGTGATCCTTGGCGAGACCGGAGCGGCCGAGCAGTTCGAAGGAAGCGCGTCGGCGTCGGGCAGCGCCACACCGTTGACGAGGACGTGGGACGAGTCCACGCCGTAGGTGGAGTCGAGCGCTCTGAAGGTTGTGGGGTCGGCATCACTGATCTCGACGGCCTTGCCGGGGAACGCCGCGAGCTAGTACGGCCTATCGTCCCTGACATGATAGCCGGCGCTTAAGAACAGAGAGTTGAGCGGCCCGTTTTCGGCTGCACGCCAAAAGGATCGCCGCAAGACGAGGCACAGCGCGGCGGTCGACTTTCGCTGCATCATTCGATGTGCCTTCTCGTCTGGGGTCACATTGAACCGCCGGGCGAATTGGAACGTGATCACGCTAGCGCGGACATGCGGTCGGCACGCCGGACTCAATACCGGCTCAGCGGCCCGTAGGCGCCTAGGGTTGAGTGCCGCATCCGGCATTCCGGTGATAGGGGAGTAGTGAAGCACCGCGACGTCAGCGCCATCGACCGACAGCTGTCCTTGTTGGCTGCCGTGAGTTCGTCGATCCGCCGTCTCGGCGGCAAGCCGTCGACGGCGCTCATCGATGAGTTGCTCGACGAGCGGATTGCGAGCAGGCCGATGCCGCTACTTGCGCCTGCGGGCCGCGGCGACGGCGATGGCAATTCCGACCAGCGCGATGATGGGTCCCAGAACTGACCACGTGGTCGTGTTGCTCATTGGGCTACCCCCGACCAGCCCGAAGCCCTGCAGCGCGAACAGCAGGCCGAAGAGGGCGACGACCACGCCCACGATCACCACGATGATGCGTCCCATGGTTCAACAGTAGCGGTGAAACCCCGTGTGCGCGTAGGCCACGAAGCCGATAGCGCGGCGTTCTGCAACCGACGGTTCGCGAGTTATTCTGGCGCTCTCCCGATAATGCTCAACGAAGGCGTTGCGCCACAACGTCTTCAGAGAAGGCTACGGTCATCAGCGACCGTGGTTCCGGTAGCCGGGAACCGGCGCGACACAGTCCAAGGCGGACACTCCGACTCCGAACGGCATGCACGTCGGCACGCCGTTGAGAAGGACGTACAGGCCCGTGGGGGGTTTGCCGGTCTTACTCCCGAGCATCGCCTGAACGTGGCGACGGGGTAGGGGCAACCAGAACGGGGCGAGAACATGAAGACGATTGCAAAAGGGCTGTTCGTCGGCGCAGTGCTGGCGGGGGCCATCATGGTGGCCAGCCCGGCATCAGCGCATCCACTCGAGGGCAGCTACAGCGGCCTGCTGATCGATGGGGCGAGACAGGTTCTCAACCCGACGCCGGTAGCGATGAGCTTTTCGGCGTGCGGTGCGGACTGTGCTCGCCTTCAGATGCCGCGCCAGAACGTCGAGTTGCGTCTGCAAGGTGGCACGTGGGTTGGCGGCTACGACTGGAACGGCTCGCGATGCACCATCACCGTCGACCGCAACGCGCAGGTGCTCGACAACGTCTGTCCGAACGACCAGCCCATGCGCATGACGCTGACCAAGAACGGCTGACGCTGACAGGTAGTGGACTACGCGTGCCCCATCGGATGGATTCAAAAAGGATTCAGAAGTCAGCAACGAACACGCGCCTCCAGTGCGGCGCGAGGGAAGGAACAGAATGAACACGATCACTCGGGGACTTGCAGCGGGCATCGTCCTCGCCGGCGCTGCCGTTGCGTTGGCCGGGCCTGCGTCGGCGGAAGCATTCGACGGGCCGTACCTCATCACCGTGACCAACGGCCACGGGGCCGTCAACGACGGATCCAAGCAGGGTGTGTTCACGTCGCCGTGTGGTCCGGACTGCACGACCTTCAACGCAGGGGAGTGGTCGGCGGATCTTCGCCTGCAAGGCAATTCGTGGACCGGCGTGACCTCGGAGGGCCTGACATTGTCGTTCGACAAGGACTCGCTTGCCGGAACCATGTTCAAACCCGAAACCAACCAGACCGTGGACGTTCAGGTAAGCAAGGCGGCGCTGTGATGCGCAAACACGAGAGCGGGGCGGCACTGGCGGCGGGCGTCGTGGCACTCTTCATCTGGGCGCCGATCGCCGGTGCCGACGATTCGCCGTCATGCGCTCCCGACGACCAGCAGTGTCAGGAGCAGCAGAAGAATCCGGGGGCAGGGATCGCGAACCAGGTCATCGACAACGTGCAGCAGGGGATGGATCAGGCTAAGCAGGTTCAGAACGCCATCGACCCGAACACCGGGCAACCCTATGCCGGTAGGCCGTTTCACTTACTCCTGAACGGCGCTGAGGTTTGTTGGCCGGTCGGGGTGCCGATATCGGCGCTCGATCACGTTGAGCCGTTTCCCGGCGATGCCGACGGCAGTTGCTGACCTGAGCGCGGGCGATTAATGCGATTCGGCTTCCGCGGATTCGGTCTGCGGAGCCGAATCGTCAAGCGCGCGGGCCAATCTCTGACTCTCGACCGCGGCCCTGTCTGATTCGCGGTCTGCAGCTTGGTAGTCGCGCAAGCTCGCTTCGCGCTCAGCGGTAGCAGCGTGGTTGTGCGCCGCCGTGTCGCCGGTGCCGTCGGAGGCGGCGGTCTCCTGAACGACTGCGGCATGACGGTGTAGCGCCGCCGCTTCCCTGTGCTGCTTTGCTGCTGATAGGTGCGCTCTCATCGCACGCAGATGTGCATCTTGTGACCGTTCGGCTTCGGTCTCCGGCTCGCTTGTGTCCAGGGCGCGGCTCCTTCGTCCGGGATGCAAGCAGTATGCGGCATCGAGATTGCTGTGCGCCGTCTACTAACCAAATATCGAGCAAAAAATGGCCCGCCGTCGCGTGAGCAGACGGTGGGCCACAAGCGTGCTGGTCACTTGCCCCGAAAAGCGTCCTTCACCTTCTCGCCGGCGTCCTTGAGGCTGGACTTCGTTTGGTCGACCTTGCCTTCGTTCTCGGTGCTCTTGTCGCCGGTCGCCTTACCGGCGCCTTCTTTCGCCTTGCCTCCGAGATCGTCGATCTTGTTGCTGATTTTGTCTCCGGCGCCCATAAGTGAGCCCCTTCCATTAGCGCGATTATTGGCTCGGACCGAGCCAATCACGGCATACCCCGAGACGGTGGAAATCCAAACCGAGGAACGCGTCACAGCGGAACCGACAAACCTGCACGCACCCCTTCCAGGTCGGGTCCAGAGGCGACCCGAGATATTCGCGGTACTCGACGTCGCGGATAGCGCCGCCTTGCTATGAGCTGTGACCGTGTTCTCATGGCCCCGACGAGATGTGTTGTGAGCGAGGCGTCCTGATGGTCAGGTAAGGGCCTGGTGAGCACCTTCGACGTGTGCCATATCGCCTTCGTTGAGGCGCAACACTCTGCAGCTATCCGCGTAGAGACAATACACAGCGAACTCCCAGCATTCTTTCAGGACGGCGACAACGTTCGGTGTATACGAGGTAGAGAGGACGCCCGGGCTGAAATTTTGGCTACTCGGATGCTTGTGCGCATGTTGAACACTAGCGTTGCTGTCGAACGCAACTAATGGCGTGTAGTTAACTACTCCACAGTTGTGAAGTACTTGTGAGGCGCCTTTGCGTTGTCGTAAATTCAAGTGGTCGGGAATTGGAACGTAGCTGGTGGCGGGGGCTGTCCAGCTCTGGGGGAAAGCACTAAAGAGAATGACTCATCATGCACAACAGCGCCCGCAGCGGGTGCGCATCGCTACCGCAGCGATCTTGACGACAGGGGCGATTCTGTTCGCCGGACCAGTCGGCATCGCACTCGCCGACACCCCCGCCGGTCCGAGCGGCGGCCCCACCAACCCCGGCGGCGGCACCACCGGTCCCGGCGGCGGCCCCGGACCAAATGACCCAGGCCAGGGTCCCGGCGGCCCAGGCGGAGGCCCCGGCGATCCCGGTGAAGGCCCCGACGGCCCTCATGGCGGAGGCCCCACCGGCCCCGGCCCCGACACCCCGCCACCGAACACCGGCGGCTCGACTAACCCCGGCACCCAAATCCGGAACGCGGTGACCGCGTACCGGGCGCAGCTCGACGCGGCCATCGCGCAACTCCGCACAGCCACCAGAGCGCACAACAGGGCCCAGATCCAAGCAGCCCTCAACCAGATCAACGCGACCAACACCGCGCTACGCAGCTCGATCCACACCGTCGTCAAACACCGTTGACACTGCATCAAGCATAAGAAGGGACAACACCATGATCACTATCACGCGGGGACTTGCTGTCGGCGCTGTACTTGCTGGCGCTGCGGTCGGGTTAGCCGGCCCGGCGTCCGCGGAACCAACCGCGGGAAACTACACCGCAACAATCATCGACCCGGGCGATAGCAACAAGACGGGGTCGACGA is a genomic window of Mycobacterium sp. ITM-2016-00318 containing:
- a CDS encoding DKNYY domain-containing protein; the encoded protein is MDSSHVLVNGVALPDADALPSNCSAAPVSPRITSTSTNATACSVTTPRTSSCSTASSPKTVASSTGATGRCSPRTPRFSRSSRMPITPLQRDGSTVDVNGKPSADADPATFQVLQGAYARDDRRAFFFDQPIAVAELPSFRPLAGSYAGDSSRVYWMGKTTTVRIRPPFAC
- a CDS encoding CsbD family protein; protein product: MGAGDKISNKIDDLGGKAKEGAGKATGDKSTENEGKVDQTKSSLKDAGEKVKDAFRGK